The Paroedura picta isolate Pp20150507F chromosome 2, Ppicta_v3.0, whole genome shotgun sequence sequence GTGCTACTTATGGTGCTGGACAGTATTCTTGCATTAGCATAAGAACTGAGATGAGAATGGAAAGGAGAATTCTCAGAGTTTAAGCCATTATCCACACTGGAGCACCTCATAACTGTTTGAGTATCCAGGCTCAATGGCGGTGGGTTGCTAGAGACATCACTTGCACTTCCAAAAATATACTGCTTCCAACCAATCTTATACCGTTCATCTTGTTGCCATGAGTGAATATATGGATTAATATCACTTGAACTAAAATGCATTGCATCTTTATTGTCCTGTAATAGTCCGCCTGTTGTTTCTCTTTGGAATCCTGGCTTTCCTGTGTCCATGTTGTGTCCAGAAGCTAAACTAGGAACATTATTTGAGCAATTTCCAGTCTCTGTATCCTTGGGACTATGAGTTCTGTGATCAACAGCCACTGGGTAGCGAACAGGAGAGGGTTCTGAAGAGTGACTGCTCTGAGATTGTTCTCTCCAGTTTCTTTTATCACAGTTAATGGATCTCTGACCTTGAATTGATTTCTTTTGAAACCTGGGTTTATATTTAACTGGTACAACATTGTCTgccttaaattttaaaaagctatcaGTTCTGTGTGTATCATCTTCAGTTGGAGATGGAGGCTCCACACTCATATTTAATTCTTGTAATGACTTAGAAGTAAGATGCTCACAACAGTCTATTTTAGTTGAAGTTTCAGAAGCACATTCAAAATTAGCCATGACAGCAATAACTGGGGCCGATAAACTATGACTCTGTAAGCCATGCTGTTCACCATCTTTGCTGATGTTTGCATTCTGTGtggtaaaaacattttttttatttctaagtTTCTCTGGTTGAGGTTCGTTTTGCAAAGACAAAGAGCTGTTTCCTGATAAATACTTAGAAGACATATTGTCATTAATTAATGAAGGATTTAATTGTTCTGACATCAAAAGTTCTGTTTCCTTATTTATCAACTCACATTTTGTTATGTGATCGGTATTAGCCTCAGAGGCGGGTCTATTTTCTATATTAACTCCGCTACTAAAATACGTACTTTGATCTCTTTGTGACTCAGGACATGAATGTGGATATGAATTTGGGGCAATGTTTTCTAAATGTTTTCGTAGTGGAACTTCAACCCTATATTTTTGACAAACATTTACTTCATGAAGATTGTCTTCAAGATGAAATTTGTGGATTTCACTGTCATCTACACTTGGGTTTCTTTGAGCGCTAGAAACAGTTTTTGAAGTACATGGCTGCTGGTCAGATATCACAGTCTCATTGCACTGACTTTCCTGCATTTGTCTGGTAGCAAGCTCTGGGAAACTCGACATAGCTGTATTTAGAATTACTGGGCTTTCGGTTTCACTATGACATCTACTGAGGCTAATGGAGGCTTCTGAAGATGAGCATGGAATCTCTGGGAAACCTTGGTAACAGACCCCTTGACTTTCTTGCACTTGAAAAGCAGAGGACAAATGGGAAGTCAAAAAGGTATCTTGCAGCGAGTCAGCATAATGCGTGCACATGGAAGATGTGGAATCTTCAGATAATCTTGATGTTTCAGGAATACTTGCATTTTTAAATTCTGTACACATGGAAAAATCTTTCAGAGAATATAAATTAGTCTGCGTCACTTCAtctttgtttatttgttctgAACTTTGATGAGTAAGAAAGCTTCTCTCTTGTAAACTTATTTCTGTCCTATCTACATTATTGTCAGACTGTAGCAACAGATGATTCTCGTTCTTACCCAGACATTCAGGGAAAGAATTTTCCACTTGCTTTTCCTTTTGACATATTTCCACAATTTCTTGAGTTTTGGTACTCTCAGCATTACTGATGATTTTGCTATCTTCATAGTCACCTTTTACATCAAAAAATTGAGAGTTCATATATTTTCTTTCCCCAAAAGGAAGACCATCAGCCTCAGACTTGTCTATAGGGTACTCTAACAAAACATTTGGAAATGAAGTGGAATTGTTTAAGAGACACGCAGAATATTCAGAAACATAGGATTTCATACTGCATGGTGAACAACTGTCATCACAGTGATTAGCATTTTCCCACAAGGCATGGGTAGATTGCGGTAAAAGTTCTTCTCCGCCTTCTGAAGTCACCTCAGACTCCCTCCCATCAAGATCATGAGAAGATCTGTACACCAGAGTCTCATTTTTTCCTTGGCATCCCAATTCTTCAATAATCTTTTCTCtatttgttttaaattctgtCTTAGTACAATTAGTATTTTGTAAGCATTTATTTGTCTGATTATGCTGTGATAATGAATCCAACATCTTCTGACTCTTAATACTATTAAAATTATCTTGTGAAGAAAGTTCAGGCAGACACTGCATTATTTCTTCTACATTTTCTTTGAACATTGCAGAAGGAAACACATTTATTGTTTGGGAGCTAAATGAGCCTAAcatggcatgtttttcagggttgTTTTTAACTGAATGTAAACAATGTTCTGGTTTTTGGTCTTCTCTTGCACTGTCTTTGCCATCAGAACTTCCCAAATTATGAACTGTATTTTCAGATAATAACTTTGTGAGAGACACTGTTTCAGTGCCTGTGTCATCAGCAGGAGCAAAAGGTAATGATCCATGGTATTCTACAATGCAGGATTTTGAACATGAGTTATCGTTACTAGGAACTTGCTCAGATCCAATATGatcaaaaggtttttttaatctgATATCTGCTTCCATCTCTCTGTCCTGCTCAAGTAGTTCATGAGGAAAGTTAATATATTTGTTTTGCACAACATCATCAGGGTCATCTTTTCTTCCTCTGGTAAGGAGAGAGAGTGCTCCAGCCTGTATGTCACTACCCATTTGTGTTTCATAGTACTGAAGACCTGGAATATCACGAGTGCTTCTACTATATAGCACTGAAGAGTTGCTTGCATCAGTAGGATCATCCTGAATATTTTCTCCACTTCTGTTTTTTCCAGTTATCAAGGGACTATGGACAGGCTGACAGAGCACATCTTTAACACCTACGGCAGTTACTCTAAGGCTCTGTGTTATACTTTCTGGTAGATCTTCATGGTTAGCATTTACTGGGTCATTACCAATGTCATCTTTATTCTTTGAAAAACTCTCAGGTAAACATTCACATTCTTCTGATACTTCATTTAACAAGGTCTCCTCATTTGAAAAGCAATAACTGCATTTGTTCTCTGGTAGAACTTCAGCTTGATTTTGTGAAATTTCAAGTTCTGCTCTTTCATCATTTTCTTTGAAATACTTCTCTTCgtcttctgttttaaaaatatgtatgctTTTTGTGTTGGAGCTATGGGTCAGAACCTCAGTCGTAGCAAAATGCACAGGGTTTATCAGATGGATTTCCTCTTTTTTATTAAAGTCATCTGAGACAGATTTATAAACATCAAGCCCATTTCCAACTAAAGTCATAGATGCATTAATAGCTTCAAAATTGTCAGCTGGTCCAAATTTGTCACTTATCTTGCACTGCCCAATTACATCTCTATCTTCACACAAAGAACCATCATTGCTGTTGTCTTTCAGAGTTTTATTTGCAACATTGGTATGACTTTCACAAATGTCAATACATGTTACTGCTAACTGAAGCCCATCCTCTTCTTCCAATGTAGAAGCAACAAAATATTTTTCGGGTATCTCATCATCATCTGCACAGTCACAATGATCATGGGCTGGTTCTTCTTGCACCaaaacattttcatcagtttgtgGTTCAATTAACCCCTCTGTTTCTGATGCATCACTTTGTTTTTTGCCTTCTGTTACATAATTAATGTTATTCTCATCAACTTTATCTTCTTGAAAAACATTTCCAGGGGACATCAAGCTGTCTGTTAAGCAACTCTCACTTTCATTGTTAGGAGGCATTTTTGTATGTTCATTACTGCAATCTGAAGTGTCATCTCTCCTGTTTTCAGTGGGTAATGACATTACCGAGGGTACAGAGGCACAAATACTTATAACTCGGCCAGCTTGAACAGGTTCTTCATATTCATCAAGGCAGTTTATAGTTTTTTTAGTTAAAACTGTTGGGCTACAGTACACAGGCGAGTCAATTCTCTTAGAATCTGCTTCTATGTCTGTGATGTGacattcattttcttttgtagtttcctgaattttatttccattgacATTGCTTGACTGAAAGACGATGTTGGACTCAGTTGTTTTTGATACACACAGTTCTTCTTTGCTGTCATCATCACTCAGCAGGACTTTCTCTTTATTAGTTTCTTCCTGTGTTACTGTTACAAGCAATTTATTTTCACAGTTTTCATGATCATTGCTTGGTCTGTGAAAGGGAGAACTTGATTCAAAGTTCTTCCAGTTTACTACTGGTCCACTTTGAGTTTCAATTCCAAGATAACTTTTATTCTGACTAGATTTAATTTCTAACATGTCAATTTCCAGTTTGTTAACACTATTTATTAGCTTAGTGAGTTCTTCAGAGCACACTGACTTACTACTGCATTTACTCTTATTTTCTCCAGAATGTGTTACAGCAGATGTGACAACTTTCTCTTTGAGATATTCAGATTCTTTATTTCCACAGGTAgtctctgcctgggaagctgtAGCTGAGAGGATTGTATTTTTAAACACTTTTACAGAATCCTTTTCATTGTAATTTCTGGCTTGAGTGATACACAATTCCATTCCTAAATAATCAGATTTTTTAATGTCCATGCACAAAAGTGATGCTTCTTTCACCTCTCTTGATGAAGGTAAAGATCTGTGCCGAACTTTGGTTTTGCCAGGACAGGCTAACTTGACTGAATTGTGAAGAACTGTGCGCATTGCGTGTTTTGCATCAGTAGTggtaaaagagccagtttcttttgAATCATTTTCTGTATAAGACATGCTCACCAAGGCTTCTGTCTGAAATTGAAAATGATTTTCTGAACTCCATTCTTCATCTTGCAGTTTGTTTTCTTCCACCTCTCTAAATGAAGGCACCTCTAAAGCAGATTCTGTTAAGACATCTCTGTTTTCATGTTTAGTGGCTTTCTCAATTGCAGAGTTCTGTAACAGCAGAGTAAACGGATCATTATGGTGGGACGCTGTTTTCATGTGATGCAATTTGCTTTCAGCAGAACTATCTACAGAAATGTCTTCTGCTGACACCTGCTGGTATTTTATTTTCTGTGCTAGGTCAAAATTACATCGATCATGTCTTAACGAACACATTTTATTAGAAAACTCTTCTTTCTCAACATTATTCTGACTTTTGCTTCTTATGTCACACAGATAGAAACTTTCATTagtaaatgttttctcttttgaaAATTCTTCATGGTCTTGATATTTTTCTTGTGTTGTACCCACTGTAGCCAATCTGGGAGGCTCAGTGGAGATGGATTTATTTTCAGTATTTAAATCAACTACTTTTGAGTCCTTTATACTACTATCACAGTCATAATCACTGCCCTCTTTTTCAATAATTCTAAAGATGCAGTCTTCTAAATCAGTAGTTATATGAGGTTCTCCTTGTAAACAGTGTCTACTGGAACTAGAAATTAGTGAGTCAATTTTAAAAGCTTCATTCTTCTCAGGATAAACTGACGAAACAGGGAGGTCTTGTTTTTCTAATGCTTGAGCTGAATTATTGTTGTCTGATGTTTCTTTTAAACAACTATATATTTGCTTCCATTCATCAGTAGATCCACCCTCAGCCAACTCATCAGGTTGATCGTTATTAGATTCTGGGGGTGAGGCAATTTCACAATAACTGCGTTGTGTAGAAAATGCAGAAACATGATCAAATGAAATGTCTGCTGCTGAAACAAACACTGACATTGCAGCTCCTACAGTTTCACTCTCAAGATGTTTTGTTTCTGGTAAAGGAGTTGATGGTGGTGCAGATGAAAATAGCATCTCAATCTTATGAGGCTCATGAGCTATCCGATGAGGCTCTTTATAAGAGACAAATGATAATTCAGCAGCTGACTGTCTTAGTTCATCCTTTTTCATCCAGCTATGTGATGTGTTAAAAGGGTGCACTTGAGCAACCTGAAAATCAGAGTGGTCTTGTAAAGAAGGCATGGCCATTGTAGGGCTGCTTTCTCCACTTTTTAAGGCATAGGAAAGCCAAGCATCTGATGAAACTGGAAGATTTTCACCTGTGGCATGTGGTCTTTGATCTACAGATCTTCCTTGAACTGAAAAATTGATTTTCATCTCCTTCAGTGACTGATCACAAATGCTCCTGGAACCAGACTGTGCACTAGCATCCAGATAAAAAGCACTGAAATTCAAGTCATCAGATTttcttattatatttttatcataGGTTTCAGGATTGTGCTGTCCGTTGCTGTTTCTGATTCCTAACTGTGAATTTTGCAATCCCCAAAAAAGTTCTGCTGGCACTTCATCAAATGACTCCAATTTGCGTTCCCCTGCCATGTCTTCTGACACGTCATCAACATCACCTAGACTATCTAAAGAAAAGCTTCTCTCATGCTCAGTCAAATGATTGCCTAATGTAGATGCAGTTGCCAATGTTGAGAGAGGCTGACAGTTATGGTCTTTGTAAAAGTTAATAGGTTCTTGATGGGTCTGAGGGAAACACTTTTGGTCTTGGCTTTCAGGTTTGTTCACCTTATCTGTAAGAGAATCCTGAGACATCTGGCTGTCATCACTTTCAGAGTCTTCCAGGTCAAGGATGTCCTGAATCCCAGCTGACTCTTCCTGCCTAACTTGTTCAGTCAGGACTGGTATATAAATACATGAAAGAGAATCCACAGAATATGTACTATCTGTATCAGAAAATTCAATGTCTTCATCTTCCTCCCAGGTCCTCAGTGTATCAGGGGCTGTTTTTGAGATTCCAACACTCAATATCTCAGCACTACGCCATCTTTTTTCACTAAGTTTCTCATTATTTATCTTGTTAAGGCTTCCTGCTGAAGTTGCTGACCTCAGAAGTTCATGTCCTTTCTCTGCTTGTTTGCCTTTTGGATCTTTTTTTAGATTCTTAGCTGTCTGTCTAAGATGCTGTACTGGTAGTCTACCACATGCTGCTGACCTTTTTAGTTCTTTGATAGAATTTGCTGGCAGTGAACCTTGGTGTTTGTTTcttatattttttccttttttcttactGATTTCCTGATCGTCATCGTTTTCTAAGTGTTTTCCCATACATGGACTAGTGTCTCCTGGTACTTTTGTTCTAATCACTTGTTTTCTGGTTCCAAGTTGGCTCTTTTTCTTAAAGAGATCAGGAGAACAGCTCTTAGAAATCTGGGCTTTAGGTTGAATTTGCCTTGGTCTGTTATCTGTTTTCTCCATTTGAGAGTAGTCTTTACGTATATGAGAAATTACTTGGGCATTGTTAACACTACTgtcctttctttgtttatttgccAGACATAATGACTTGTATATTTTAGTTAGctgcctctgggttgggaatgagCCATCATCAATCTCAACATCAACAGTATCTGTTCCAGAAAGAAATTCCACAGACAATGATTTCTTTGATGGACTGATTTGGGAGCATCGGTAGCTGGGTGCTGAGGTAGGTAATTCATTGGAGGTATCCCTTTTCCggaaaaaactgtaaaaaaacaacaacagatataTGAAAAGAATTGGCTTCCTACACTTAGTGTAAAAACCgcttaaaaataaattatcaCATTGCTTTCAAAAATCATGTTTGTCACATGGAAACCTGTCAGACCTGCTTAGAAGTCAAGAGGCTGCTCTGTGTGAGAGCTGGCAGACAGAGAAAAGAGCAAGGAGTCCACAATAGGTGTATAGTCACTCTTATAGGCCAAAATAATATGTACACAACAATATCAGTTCAACACTATAGTaaagttctcccctccccatcccaataATACAGTAAATAATCCATAAAGGATTGGAAACTTGGATATTGGATGGGTAGGTCTCTTCTAATATACAGGATAAATGGGGAGCTTTTAGCTCTCAAACCATATCAGGGGAACTGACTAAATAGCCATTGGTATCACATTATTAACATTTTAAGAACGGAGAGTTTTTGATCCACAAGGATTCTTGCTCTTGTAAATCCCCCCATCCACAAATCTAACCACTTGCTAAACTTATATGTGGTTTTCTCCCCTTATAGTCATGTTATATTAATTAAGAATATTGGTAAATAATCTGGTATTTCTTAATAGAAATTTAGTATTTCTTAATGGAAACCTGTTTGGTTTGGTAATTAATTACATGaaaccataaaataaataaagtcttcACTTTTTCTAACATAACACTCAactaatttttcttccacaaatgCAATTATTGTACTGGTGATTGATACAAAGCTGCACCATGTATACCTGTTAATAGGACCattaaaaattaaagacattttatTTAATCAATAATCTTCCctttattaatttaaattaatgacTATAACTAAACCTGTATATTAACAGGAAGCTCAGTATTAATGACTTTTCAGCCTAGCAAGCAAAATAGACAAAAAGTTATATCTCATTactagaagcaaaaaaaaaacaactctattATAGCAGTACATATGAATGAAAATAGCCTGAAAGACTATACCTTAGTGATAAAATTACTGAACTCTCAGCTGATTAATCTACTAATAAAGGTTTACAGCTCATACCCCCTGTAGTATATTTCCTAATTAACTGTAAGTATGAAAAATGTACTTGGTCAAGCCAGATtataaaagaaatattaaaaagcATTCATTCACCAGTGACTAGGAACATGTGGTAGATGAATCTTTAAAAAGGAAGTCCTCCTGCGCTGCAAGGAGCTTCCATCCGATGGCTTATCTCGCCTTGGATACTTGCGGTTCCAAGGAGTTCCTAGTGTGTCTTGATACAGAGGATGGGAATGTTTTACATTATCTTCACTGATCCAGCAACTAGCTTCTAAACGTTCCAGGTTTTTCTTGGCCTCAAGTAATTTTTGCTTCTTCACAATCCTCTCTAAGTATAGTTTGACCTCCTTCCGCCTCAAATTTCTCTCGGCTTCCTTTAAAGAGTATTTCTGCAAAAGTTCTAGTTGCACCAATTTCTTCTTGTTTTGCTGTACTGGAGATGGGCAGCTCTCCTTTTCCAGTATATTCTGGACTCCTGCTTCTGCATATGATTTGACTTCCGTCTGCACAGCagattcctgctgctgctgcactgacAGTCGTTTCTTTTCATGAATGAGCCACTGCTggtctaaaaacaaacaaaaataaagcacAAATGAATCAAGCTTATAATGTTTCtaatttattaataatatatatacaGGGTAATACAGATCCTTCGGAATAGTACATTTCCTAGTCTCCTTGGTGCCTTGACCCTCAAAATGCTAGAAAGGTGGAGGGGGGTGCTAAAGAGAGGGATTGGGAGGACACCTCTGCAACCATCACTGCAGTCACCAAACAGAGATTGCCCCAACCTCTCTCCATATCACCACatctgcacagcagcagcagcagccaatggAAATATGGAGACCTGGGGGCTCACAAGAATAAGTGATTTAGAAAAAAGGAATGATttgccagcagagatctgggcccaAATGTCAAgcttccaaagggcctgtaaaatggcactcttccaccaggcatatagttgaggccaagcCCAACACTTATCGACACCTGAATGTCCCCTTGCCGCCCCCCATTTAAGCCTGGGTTGTAAATTTTGATTCATAGGTCCCTGGGTTTTAGTGATGGTGCATGTTTTTCTTTCaattgattatttttaaatatttgtttatattttatgtgTGAAGTTTTAACTGTTCTCAGCCGCCCTGAGACTGTTGCTAGAAAGGGGCAGCCTAAAATATAATAGAAATAATCAATAATCAAGTAACATCTGCACTGGCCCTCTCCTGTGACAAACTCCCCTTGGAAACAAGAATACTGATTGGTAATTGCTAGATATTGGTTGGCGACAAAATTTTAAAGAAACGTTTATCTGATTTTATTGCtaattgatttattattttatagttttaacCGTGTGCACTTTATCTTATGTTGTCAACAGCCCAGAGCTGGCTTtcgggaggggtggtatatataaatctaatttttaaaaattcccaagaTATCTGAATTCTTTCCAAACTGAGGATGAGGTATTTGAATCATACCTCTTACTCAGATGTGCATTATAATCAAAACATTGCAGGtgaactagcctctgcttaaagacttccaaggaaggagaacctcccacctcccgaggaagtctgttccactgaagaactgctatgtcaggaatgtcttccagatgtttagccaaaaattcttttgaattaatttcatcccattggttctggtccaaccctctggggcaacagaaaacaacactgctccatcctttatgtgacagcccttcaagtacattaatatggctatcatatcacctctgagttgtcttctttccagattaaatagaccaagctctctcaacttttcctcatatgtcttggtctccaaaccccctgACCGTTTCCCTCCAAACCCCCtcacctt is a genomic window containing:
- the STARD9 gene encoding stAR-related lipid transfer protein 9 isoform X1, with product MANVKVAVRVRPLSKREHAEGRRIIVEVEDKAAKIRNIKVDNRYEALWDTREKVMSFGFDYCYWSVDPEDPKYASQEVIFQDLGTSVLSGAFKGYNICLFAYGQTGSGKTYTMMGTPATVGLTPRICEGLFSREDEYLKQPASCRVEVSFLEIYNERVRDLLRQPTHKKPCTLRVREHPETGPYVQGLSQHVVTDYRQVVTLLEEGIANRITAVTHVHDASSRSHAIFTIQYTQAILENNLPSEIASKINLVDLAGSERADPSYCKDRITEGANINKSLVTLGIVISTLAQNSQMISSCQSLNNIASDGDSSHCGASISGQRRQAYIPYRDSILTWLLKDSLGGNSKTIMIATISPASSCYNETMNTLRYASNAKNIINKPRVNEDANVKLIRELREEIDRLKAMLMSFELRNFSPSWGEDKDGNLTELVLQNELKIEQLTKDWTDKWINKKAIMEEYSVDINKRKSGVTIDSSLPHLMTMDEDILSTGVVLYHLREGTTKIGRCDSNQEQDIVLQGEWIEKDHCIIENDHGVVTLQPFQGAYCIVNGHKVTDSFRLSQGALVVLGKTHKFRFNHPAEAAILRQRRSISETSSAVNCKSLEWLNLDGDFAPLLSYNLYPAEKQGKQVAAIHEECQLKEKNKEVHHSRKLQKQLLYVEELQQQILDGKIKAEQELEHDQAVINQQTRENQQWLIHEKKRLSVQQQQESAVQTEVKSYAEAGVQNILEKESCPSPVQQNKKKLVQLELLQKYSLKEAERNLRRKEVKLYLERIVKKQKLLEAKKNLERLEASCWISEDNVKHSHPLYQDTLGTPWNRKYPRRDKPSDGSSLQRRRTSFLKIHLPHVPSHCFFRKRDTSNELPTSAPSYRCSQISPSKKSLSVEFLSGTDTVDVEIDDGSFPTQRQLTKIYKSLCLANKQRKDSSVNNAQVISHIRKDYSQMEKTDNRPRQIQPKAQISKSCSPDLFKKKSQLGTRKQVIRTKVPGDTSPCMGKHLENDDDQEISKKKGKNIRNKHQGSLPANSIKELKRSAACGRLPVQHLRQTAKNLKKDPKGKQAEKGHELLRSATSAGSLNKINNEKLSEKRWRSAEILSVGISKTAPDTLRTWEEDEDIEFSDTDSTYSVDSLSCIYIPVLTEQVRQEESAGIQDILDLEDSESDDSQMSQDSLTDKVNKPESQDQKCFPQTHQEPINFYKDHNCQPLSTLATASTLGNHLTEHERSFSLDSLGDVDDVSEDMAGERKLESFDEVPAELFWGLQNSQLGIRNSNGQHNPETYDKNIIRKSDDLNFSAFYLDASAQSGSRSICDQSLKEMKINFSVQGRSVDQRPHATGENLPVSSDAWLSYALKSGESSPTMAMPSLQDHSDFQVAQVHPFNTSHSWMKKDELRQSAAELSFVSYKEPHRIAHEPHKIEMLFSSAPPSTPLPETKHLESETVGAAMSVFVSAADISFDHVSAFSTQRSYCEIASPPESNNDQPDELAEGGSTDEWKQIYSCLKETSDNNNSAQALEKQDLPVSSVYPEKNEAFKIDSLISSSSRHCLQGEPHITTDLEDCIFRIIEKEGSDYDCDSSIKDSKVVDLNTENKSISTEPPRLATVGTTQEKYQDHEEFSKEKTFTNESFYLCDIRSKSQNNVEKEEFSNKMCSLRHDRCNFDLAQKIKYQQVSAEDISVDSSAESKLHHMKTASHHNDPFTLLLQNSAIEKATKHENRDVLTESALEVPSFREVEENKLQDEEWSSENHFQFQTEALVSMSYTENDSKETGSFTTTDAKHAMRTVLHNSVKLACPGKTKVRHRSLPSSREVKEASLLCMDIKKSDYLGMELCITQARNYNEKDSVKVFKNTILSATASQAETTCGNKESEYLKEKVVTSAVTHSGENKSKCSSKSVCSEELTKLINSVNKLEIDMLEIKSSQNKSYLGIETQSGPVVNWKNFESSSPFHRPSNDHENCENKLLVTVTQEETNKEKVLLSDDDSKEELCVSKTTESNIVFQSSNVNGNKIQETTKENECHITDIEADSKRIDSPVYCSPTVLTKKTINCLDEYEEPVQAGRVISICASVPSVMSLPTENRRDDTSDCSNEHTKMPPNNESESCLTDSLMSPGNVFQEDKVDENNINYVTEGKKQSDASETEGLIEPQTDENVLVQEEPAHDHCDCADDDEIPEKYFVASTLEEEDGLQLAVTCIDICESHTNVANKTLKDNSNDGSLCEDRDVIGQCKISDKFGPADNFEAINASMTLVGNGLDVYKSVSDDFNKKEEIHLINPVHFATTEVLTHSSNTKSIHIFKTEDEEKYFKENDERAELEISQNQAEVLPENKCSYCFSNEETLLNEVSEECECLPESFSKNKDDIGNDPVNANHEDLPESITQSLRVTAVGVKDVLCQPVHSPLITGKNRSGENIQDDPTDASNSSVLYSRSTRDIPGLQYYETQMGSDIQAGALSLLTRGRKDDPDDVVQNKYINFPHELLEQDREMEADIRLKKPFDHIGSEQVPSNDNSCSKSCIVEYHGSLPFAPADDTGTETVSLTKLLSENTVHNLGSSDGKDSAREDQKPEHCLHSVKNNPEKHAMLGSFSSQTINVFPSAMFKENVEEIMQCLPELSSQDNFNSIKSQKMLDSLSQHNQTNKCLQNTNCTKTEFKTNREKIIEELGCQGKNETLVYRSSHDLDGRESEVTSEGGEELLPQSTHALWENANHCDDSCSPCSMKSYVSEYSACLLNNSTSFPNVLLEYPIDKSEADGLPFGERKYMNSQFFDVKGDYEDSKIISNAESTKTQEIVEICQKEKQVENSFPECLGKNENHLLLQSDNNVDRTEISLQERSFLTHQSSEQINKDEVTQTNLYSLKDFSMCTEFKNASIPETSRLSEDSTSSMCTHYADSLQDTFLTSHLSSAFQVQESQGVCYQGFPEIPCSSSEASISLSRCHSETESPVILNTAMSSFPELATRQMQESQCNETVISDQQPCTSKTVSSAQRNPSVDDSEIHKFHLEDNLHEVNVCQKYRVEVPLRKHLENIAPNSYPHSCPESQRDQSTYFSSGVNIENRPASEANTDHITKCELINKETELLMSEQLNPSLINDNMSSKYLSGNSSLSLQNEPQPEKLRNKKNVFTTQNANISKDGEQHGLQSHSLSAPVIAVMANFECASETSTKIDCCEHLTSKSLQELNMSVEPPSPTEDDTHRTDSFLKFKADNVVPVKYKPRFQKKSIQGQRSINCDKRNWREQSQSSHSSEPSPVRYPVAVDHRTHSPKDTETGNCSNNVPSLASGHNMDTGKPGFQRETTGGLLQDNKDAMHFSSSDINPYIHSWQQDERYKIGWKQYIFGSASDVSSNPPPLSLDTQTVMRCSSVDNGLNSENSPFHSHLSSYANARILSSTISSTDDIQAWEVLREGFESTHSDESSKHYSNASHDEHETTSGNCISRCERSQQSRNTSMQVDEIVLLYPSKSDVPCSKTQEHFTCEQETQTEPPAKHKRPKRHRRSYTDISSRKPEGASSSFQEPSSWSSVQNLSMHLSQLLHNTSELLGNFSLHTVKDNEQSDQKTKDKESVKAAVSDSYTQTTEDIGIQTDILKYPQYKNKENQIKSKMECEPMKSQEVNVIVKVVHTDTVALTKERISDKKEMMLQSMPDLRSHVNNETLEGSYVSKATFNKESRSSLDMQKIPLAALGNPEPSLAASSFHSQRDETSHIVVSKPFSGVSLSSACYSQDREHVSKPIPETKELYCNSSLFVDRASSPILTLSASPGTHQQSLNKSTSFKGPVGNTRDTTNILTSSRKRESGPLYNLDSQDLHVDNSSQTDSESTTSRDSKEVCKKSENVFDKNTAKELSGISSSKQKHRFTHTAVHTKRLYHSSSTFELSSHGEYSVSDHRETVPTEHSFHQRCATRTSKNFSGGAKYEYSIGNSESSQTHKSLNELNRSSSLKSTKSPECLLDSFSPQCHQTWRTNKSYTCSASEISEMQGDDTVDAESDVESECNTEVLLNENTSLVKTHRLRSYSLRDLPVHNKFSNWCGVKGGSPSSLTSLTRSTGDIQGPAERRTINTRAVEFQDRSLLEERRTREIERLQRERAQVMSGIHLDMNQPPLTVELTEAKLNYGIGETDAQLRILQSGTGENLTPVPTKQQLYERHRKSIEIQRKQREERLQCFRRTRSLSPQKHLNLLQSVDMNQRDSDLPSHRREYLQQLRRDVVENTRVYEPKMRIQHPSEIELLLRDYQKAREETKTEIARARDKLRERAEQEKRRIQEQLFSQLQKEEMKLKTLVSTSTLCTDSSLSLSSGPTSGYNSSNTATYAASILSKQEEQASLEDVEHPRGRSAIRNHQVYILEQLQKDSTNEIFRTTSSCIEKSSIQSSLPASQRFFQSIIVSPSTFPASPMKGYEDLSKYVLANATAEVMAVCSNDLRNLYSGRATAGWKYQCMEKDVLVYYKAFSSSATKHGFLGAGVIDRPLPTVLCMLKDPSKRHLYDKTITTAQVHKKITSSIELVYVVSDISLCYQKQPRDFCCISVEAKEENVSILAIQSVYEESMPRPCKEMVRGEILPSAWILEPDTMNGRDITKVIYMVQVDLGAPAIPASLLSSVAKRQPLVIARLAHFLAG